The following proteins are co-located in the Opitutaceae bacterium genome:
- a CDS encoding exopolysaccharide biosynthesis protein encodes MIAIALPGERNGIFAIHSIAVAVFIDSLHSTFTPLKPPSRNGARETLSQKLHALAAGTPAQGWTLGELMDALGARASALLMIVCALPFCAPVAIPGLSTPFGLVILVLSFRYALGRPPWLPQRLRRVALPPKGLVRILDAGSRVIGWIERRMRVRWLPLVVPRWKLRVHAVVIMLSAIVLMLPLPPIPPFTNTLPALTIVVMAMSTLERDGAGIVTGYGIFFGMIVYFALWAKVLVDGFLRIAERFGF; translated from the coding sequence ATGATCGCCATTGCTTTGCCCGGGGAAAGAAATGGAATTTTCGCGATTCACTCCATTGCAGTCGCGGTCTTTATCGACAGTTTGCATTCCACATTCACGCCCTTGAAGCCGCCGTCGAGAAATGGCGCCCGCGAGACGCTTTCTCAGAAGCTTCATGCGCTGGCGGCTGGGACTCCCGCCCAGGGATGGACGCTGGGAGAATTGATGGACGCGCTGGGTGCGCGGGCGTCCGCACTGCTGATGATTGTGTGCGCGCTTCCTTTTTGTGCGCCGGTCGCGATTCCAGGTCTTTCCACGCCCTTCGGACTGGTGATCCTTGTGCTGTCGTTCCGATATGCGCTCGGCCGTCCGCCCTGGCTGCCGCAGCGGCTGCGGCGGGTTGCGTTGCCGCCGAAGGGACTGGTGAGGATACTCGATGCTGGAAGCCGCGTGATCGGATGGATCGAGCGTCGCATGCGCGTGCGCTGGCTGCCGCTTGTCGTGCCGCGCTGGAAACTGCGGGTGCATGCGGTGGTCATCATGCTGAGTGCGATTGTGCTGATGCTGCCGCTTCCGCCCATTCCGCCGTTCACGAACACGCTGCCGGCGCTCACAATTGTGGTCATGGCAATGAGCACGCTGGAGCGGGATGGCGCGGGCATTGTGACGGGATACGGAATTTTTTTTGGGATGATTGTCTATTTTGCACTGTGGGCAAAAGTGCTGGTCGATGGATTCCTGCGCATTGCGGAGCGGTTCGGATTCTAG
- the fdhD gene encoding formate dehydrogenase accessory sulfurtransferase FdhD, whose translation MIRSGQNPLARPVTLTRWEGTTHREINDFVAVEEPLEIRLGERSLALVMRTPGNDRELAAGFLVSEGIVRHANDVLDIVRCGQGAEAEPNVLTVHLAPRVQVDWDRLTRHTFASSSCGLCGKTSIDAVRTMALALESRPVHSRSVLEGISHVLRERQQAFALTGGVHASGLFAADGKLIALREDVGRHNALDKVTGWALLAGRLPLSECILFVSGRVSFELMQKALMAGIPTVAAVSAPTSLAVEFSRESGQTLIGFVRGGRMNVYSGTIDG comes from the coding sequence ATGATTCGCTCCGGTCAAAACCCGCTCGCACGCCCGGTGACGCTGACGCGGTGGGAAGGCACGACTCATCGGGAGATCAATGATTTCGTGGCGGTGGAGGAGCCTCTGGAGATCCGGCTGGGAGAGCGGAGCCTCGCCCTCGTGATGCGCACACCGGGAAACGACCGTGAACTGGCCGCCGGCTTTCTTGTCAGCGAAGGGATCGTTCGCCATGCGAATGACGTTCTCGACATTGTCCGCTGCGGGCAGGGTGCCGAGGCTGAGCCCAATGTGCTGACTGTGCACCTTGCTCCACGGGTTCAGGTCGATTGGGACCGTTTGACCCGCCACACCTTCGCTTCGTCGAGCTGCGGCCTTTGCGGCAAGACATCGATTGATGCCGTCAGAACGATGGCTTTGGCCCTTGAGTCGCGGCCGGTCCATTCCCGGTCCGTGCTGGAGGGAATTTCCCATGTGTTGAGGGAACGCCAGCAGGCCTTCGCGCTCACGGGCGGCGTGCACGCGAGCGGGCTGTTTGCCGCTGACGGGAAGCTGATCGCCCTGCGGGAGGATGTCGGCCGGCACAATGCCCTCGACAAGGTGACTGGCTGGGCGTTGCTTGCGGGCCGGCTGCCGTTGTCCGAATGCATCCTCTTCGTGAGCGGGCGCGTTTCGTTTGAATTGATGCAGAAGGCGCTGATGGCGGGCATCCCGACAGTGGCGGCGGTCTCGGCTCCCACGAGTCTAGCGGTTGAGTTTTCGCGTGAGAGCGGGCAGACGCTGATCGGATTTGTGCGGGGTGGGCGAATGAATGTTTATTCGGGCACAATCGATGGGTAG
- a CDS encoding phosphomannose isomerase type II C-terminal cupin domain: MTSYITKPIPAQKPPVEIVERPWGSFKQYAHNRDCTVSLMTVLPGQRLSLQSHTGRAELWIVLDDGAVVQVGDAIRECRAGDEIWIPAQERHRLSCHAGTRPVRVLEVAFGNWQQADITRYEDDFKRAAHGE, from the coding sequence ATGACCAGCTACATCACCAAACCCATCCCCGCCCAAAAGCCTCCGGTTGAGATTGTCGAGCGCCCGTGGGGTTCGTTCAAACAATACGCGCACAATCGCGACTGCACGGTGAGTCTCATGACCGTGCTTCCGGGCCAGCGCCTGAGCCTGCAGTCCCACACGGGGCGCGCGGAATTGTGGATCGTGCTCGACGACGGCGCCGTTGTCCAGGTGGGCGACGCCATCCGCGAATGCCGCGCGGGCGACGAGATCTGGATTCCCGCACAGGAAAGGCACCGCCTCAGCTGCCATGCCGGCACCCGCCCCGTGCGGGTGCTCGAAGTCGCCTTCGGCAACTGGCAGCAGGCCGACATCACCCGCTATGAAGACGACTTCAAACGAGCGGCGCACGGCGAATAG
- a CDS encoding class I mannose-6-phosphate isomerase — MRKSNYDKFPHLPVPGASACATGWNAIAARLRDRASPSPGGRRVLVVECYPGVDEVQVRTELTSRLAPALVVDSREALLQPDRIESLVAPFLGGDDPVFGYITSLTLPQFFDPTKLDRLRARVAALPAGLALVVGCGARLVADGDVLVYADLARWEAQLRFRRNESANLGVANHTLAANLKYKRAFFVDWRVADRWKRPLIAKWDFVLDTHDRGTPKLADGESVRRGLRHAVTRPFRVVPFFDPAPWGGQWMKETCDLDRNARNYGWCFDCVPEENSLLLDLGGVRMELPSINVVFDQPRALLGEAVHARFGDEFPIRFDLLDTVGGGNLSLQVHPLTEYIQRNFGMHYTQDESYYLLHAEPAGTVYLGLKEGVDSAAMLRDLATAQAGGAPFDADRHASRLPAKAHDHFLIPAGTVHCSAAGTMVLEISATPYIFTFKLWDWTRLGLDGKPRPIHLAHGAANIQWDRTASWAKKHLVNAITPIGSGDGWREERTGLHEREFIETRRHWFTKAVSHDTHGGVNVINLVHGEEAIVESPTGAFQPFVVHYAETFIVPAAVGAYTIRPHGPAVGTECATLKAFVRT, encoded by the coding sequence ATGAGAAAATCCAACTACGACAAGTTTCCTCATCTGCCCGTGCCGGGCGCCAGTGCATGCGCGACCGGCTGGAACGCGATCGCGGCAAGGCTGCGGGACAGGGCATCTCCATCGCCTGGCGGCCGCCGCGTCCTGGTGGTGGAATGCTATCCCGGGGTGGACGAGGTGCAGGTGCGCACCGAGCTGACCTCCCGCCTTGCCCCGGCGCTGGTCGTCGATTCGCGCGAAGCCCTTTTGCAGCCCGACCGGATCGAATCCCTGGTCGCTCCCTTTCTTGGCGGCGATGATCCAGTTTTTGGATACATCACCAGCCTGACGCTGCCGCAGTTCTTCGATCCGACGAAGCTGGATCGGTTGCGCGCCCGGGTCGCCGCGCTCCCCGCGGGACTCGCGCTGGTGGTCGGCTGCGGCGCCCGGCTCGTCGCCGACGGCGATGTGCTCGTGTACGCCGACCTCGCGCGCTGGGAGGCTCAGTTGCGCTTCCGTCGCAACGAGTCCGCCAACCTCGGCGTCGCCAACCACACCCTGGCCGCCAACCTCAAGTACAAGCGCGCATTCTTCGTCGACTGGCGCGTCGCCGACCGCTGGAAGCGGCCCCTGATTGCAAAGTGGGACTTCGTTCTCGACACGCACGATCGCGGCACGCCGAAGCTCGCCGACGGCGAATCCGTCCGGCGCGGCCTGCGCCACGCGGTCACCCGTCCTTTCCGCGTCGTGCCGTTCTTCGATCCCGCGCCCTGGGGCGGACAGTGGATGAAGGAGACCTGCGATCTCGATCGCAACGCCAGGAACTACGGCTGGTGTTTTGACTGCGTGCCCGAGGAGAACAGCCTGCTGCTCGATCTCGGCGGAGTGCGGATGGAGCTGCCGTCCATCAACGTCGTGTTCGACCAGCCGCGCGCACTGCTCGGCGAAGCGGTTCACGCGCGTTTCGGCGATGAATTTCCGATCCGCTTCGACCTGCTCGACACCGTGGGCGGCGGCAATCTGTCGCTCCAGGTGCATCCACTGACCGAATACATCCAGCGGAATTTCGGCATGCACTACACGCAGGACGAGAGTTACTACCTGCTGCACGCCGAGCCCGCTGGCACCGTGTATCTGGGGCTCAAGGAAGGTGTGGACTCCGCGGCGATGCTGCGCGATCTCGCGACGGCGCAGGCGGGCGGCGCGCCATTCGACGCCGATCGCCACGCCAGCCGCCTGCCGGCGAAAGCCCATGACCACTTCCTCATCCCCGCAGGCACCGTTCACTGCTCGGCGGCGGGCACCATGGTGCTCGAAATCAGCGCCACGCCCTACATCTTCACGTTCAAACTCTGGGACTGGACCCGCCTCGGCCTCGACGGCAAACCGCGCCCGATCCATCTCGCCCACGGCGCGGCAAACATCCAATGGGACCGCACGGCCTCATGGGCAAAAAAACATCTGGTCAATGCCATCACCCCCATCGGCAGCGGAGACGGCTGGCGCGAGGAACGCACCGGCCTGCACGAGCGCGAGTTCATCGAAACCCGCCGCCACTGGTTCACGAAAGCCGTGTCGCACGACACGCATGGCGGCGTGAACGTGATCAACCTCGTGCACGGCGAGGAGGCGATTGTCGAAAGTCCAACCGGCGCCTTTCAGCCATTCGTCGTCCACTACGCGGAGACGTTCATCGTTCCCGCCGCTGTCGGAGCCTACACGATCCGGCCGCATGGTCCGGCAGTCGGAACCGAATGCGCAACCCTGAAGGCCTTTGTGCGCACATGA
- a CDS encoding glucose-6-phosphate isomerase, with protein MIPQSTMLDANRLLSRYNPATGELDGVKPVERYLADLRGCFADTAAYEAALAKGNPLLYRVASVEPASGEGDLHYGIGCLMPGKIGDEYYLTKGHLHAWRPAAEFYFGLTGEGMMLLEDESTGESRLAPLRPNQAVYVPGFTAHRTINTGTVPLTYLGVYPARAGHDYGTIAQKNFRCIVVAGPNGPAMRQRSEHQRRDPS; from the coding sequence ATGATCCCTCAATCCACCATGCTCGACGCGAACCGCCTGTTGTCGCGCTACAATCCAGCCACCGGCGAACTCGATGGTGTCAAACCTGTCGAGCGTTACCTCGCGGACCTGCGCGGCTGCTTCGCGGACACCGCCGCGTATGAGGCTGCACTCGCAAAGGGCAACCCACTGCTCTATCGCGTCGCCAGTGTCGAACCCGCCTCGGGCGAAGGCGACCTGCACTACGGAATCGGATGCCTCATGCCGGGCAAAATCGGCGACGAGTACTACCTGACCAAGGGCCACCTGCACGCGTGGCGACCGGCCGCGGAATTCTATTTCGGTCTCACCGGTGAGGGGATGATGCTGCTCGAAGACGAATCCACCGGCGAAAGCCGTCTGGCGCCCCTTCGTCCAAATCAAGCCGTCTATGTGCCGGGCTTCACCGCCCATCGCACGATCAACACCGGCACCGTGCCACTCACCTACCTGGGTGTCTATCCCGCGCGCGCGGGTCACGACTACGGTACCATCGCGCAGAAGAACTTTCGCTGCATTGTCGTGGCCGGGCCCAACGGACCTGCGATGCGCCAGCGCAGCGAACACCAACGCAGAGACCCGTCATGA